In Nocardioides sp. InS609-2, a single genomic region encodes these proteins:
- a CDS encoding penicillin-binding protein 2, whose amino-acid sequence MPSNRPKPTSTRQTRGRLAGRPAGRGAPKVRLRFGFVIIAMVLSVFGVRLVQLQGIDPHAYAAMAAKEGVVDIVLPAERGDILDRNDVPLADSVAGKMVIADPQMTRDDANELAKILSTELGVDYFKTLDKLRYQGGEGAIGGRFQYIARRVPSTQATDVVDEIDQLGYQGITTREDPVRDYPAGEVAANVLGFMGTDEPLGGFERTFDKQLRGTDGQAIYTEGRGYRIPLGESSTVKPVDGAPLRTTIDRDLNYFTQTVLDETIDKYGAESGAAVVMDSRTGEVLALADGPTYDPNNPLDFPKEDLGSRALSEPYEPGSVEKVLTVASLIDAGKVTPRTKIKVPPVLNRQDRTIHDWFSHPDIRLTLAGVIAKSSNIGTVKATDLFTPPELTAYLKKFGLGEKTDLGVRGETRGILTPGDAMTSQTKDRVAFGQSLSVNAVQMTTAVNTIANGGVRIDPSLIRGHAVTDDGIDVGTDTATETRVVSQKAAHQTMMMMERVVDDEVGVAPLAQVAGYRVAGKTGTAQRVSAECGCYDGSNSVSFAGFAPADDPRFTVYVVVHGPKVDGGGGSIGGPVFSRIMGYALSRYQVPPTGTRPSRLPVEW is encoded by the coding sequence TTGCCGTCGAATCGCCCCAAGCCCACCAGCACCCGGCAGACCCGCGGTCGTCTCGCCGGTCGGCCGGCCGGCAGGGGAGCGCCGAAGGTCCGGCTGCGCTTCGGCTTCGTGATCATTGCCATGGTGCTGTCGGTGTTCGGCGTGCGACTCGTGCAACTTCAGGGCATCGACCCGCACGCCTACGCCGCGATGGCCGCGAAGGAGGGCGTCGTCGACATCGTCCTGCCGGCCGAGCGGGGCGACATCCTCGACCGCAACGACGTGCCGCTGGCCGACTCCGTCGCCGGCAAGATGGTCATCGCCGACCCGCAGATGACCCGGGACGACGCCAACGAGCTGGCCAAGATCCTCTCGACCGAGCTCGGTGTCGACTACTTCAAGACGCTCGACAAGCTGCGTTATCAGGGTGGTGAAGGTGCCATCGGTGGCCGGTTCCAGTACATCGCCCGCCGCGTCCCGTCCACGCAGGCCACCGACGTCGTCGACGAGATCGACCAGCTCGGCTACCAGGGGATCACCACCCGCGAGGACCCGGTCCGCGACTACCCGGCCGGCGAGGTGGCCGCCAACGTGCTCGGCTTCATGGGCACCGACGAGCCGCTCGGCGGCTTCGAGCGCACCTTCGACAAGCAGCTGCGCGGCACCGACGGCCAGGCGATCTACACCGAGGGCCGCGGCTACCGCATCCCGCTCGGTGAGAGCTCTACCGTCAAACCCGTCGACGGTGCGCCGCTGCGCACCACGATCGACCGCGACCTCAACTACTTCACCCAGACCGTTCTCGACGAGACGATCGACAAGTACGGCGCCGAGTCGGGCGCCGCGGTGGTCATGGACTCCCGCACCGGCGAGGTCCTCGCGCTGGCCGACGGGCCGACGTACGACCCGAACAACCCGCTCGACTTCCCCAAGGAAGACCTCGGCTCCCGCGCGCTGAGCGAGCCCTACGAGCCCGGCTCGGTGGAGAAGGTGCTCACCGTGGCCTCGCTGATCGACGCCGGCAAGGTGACGCCGCGCACCAAGATCAAGGTGCCGCCGGTGCTCAACCGGCAGGACCGGACGATCCACGACTGGTTCAGCCACCCTGACATCAGGCTGACGCTCGCCGGCGTGATCGCGAAGTCCTCCAACATCGGCACAGTGAAGGCCACCGACCTCTTCACGCCGCCCGAGCTGACCGCCTACCTGAAGAAGTTCGGGCTGGGCGAGAAGACCGACCTCGGCGTCCGCGGCGAGACCCGCGGCATCCTGACACCCGGTGACGCGATGACGTCGCAGACCAAGGACCGCGTCGCGTTCGGCCAGTCGCTGTCGGTCAACGCCGTGCAGATGACGACGGCCGTCAACACCATCGCCAACGGCGGCGTGCGCATCGACCCGAGCCTGATCCGTGGCCACGCGGTCACCGACGACGGCATCGACGTCGGCACCGACACCGCCACCGAGACGCGCGTGGTCAGCCAGAAGGCCGCCCACCAGACGATGATGATGATGGAGCGGGTGGTCGACGACGAGGTCGGCGTCGCCCCGCTGGCACAGGTCGCGGGCTACCGCGTCGCCGGCAAGACCGGCACCGCTCAGCGCGTCAGCGCCGAGTGTGGTTGTTACGACGGCTCCAACTCCGTCTCCTTCGCCGGTTTCGCCCCCGCCGACGACCCGCGCTTCACGGTCTACGTCGTCGTGCACGGCCCGAAGGTCGATGGCGGCGGTGGCTCGATCGGCGGCCCGGTCTTCTCCAGGATCATGGGCTACGCCCTCAGCCGCTACCAGGTCCCGCCCACCGGCACCCGGCCGTCGCGGCTGCCCGTCGAGTGGTGA
- the rsmH gene encoding 16S rRNA (cytosine(1402)-N(4))-methyltransferase RsmH, protein MSESRNRPSHVPVLLDRVVALLTPALDHPDSVLVDCTLGLGGHSEAVLERCGLARVIGVDRDQHALAMAGERLAPYGDRFTGVHAVYDEIPDVLDDLGLSSVDGVLFDLGVSSMQLDVRERGFAYAEDAPLDMRMDDSTGPTAADVLNTYPTGELVRILKEYGEERFARKIARAVVREREKEPFTMSARLVELLYAEIPAPARRTGGHPAKRTFQALRMEVNDELAVLRRAIPAAIDAIGVGGRVVVESYHSLEDRLVKRAFTEATRLDVPEDLPFVPEGAEPSLRLVTRGAEVASEHEIEQNPRAASVRLRAVERTRPRTTPSSKPSRGVA, encoded by the coding sequence ATGTCCGAGTCCCGCAACCGGCCCTCACACGTACCGGTGCTGCTGGACCGGGTGGTCGCGCTGCTGACCCCCGCCCTCGACCACCCCGACAGCGTGCTGGTCGACTGCACCCTCGGCCTCGGTGGCCACAGCGAGGCGGTGCTCGAGCGCTGCGGCCTGGCCCGGGTCATCGGCGTCGACCGCGACCAGCACGCACTGGCGATGGCCGGCGAGCGCCTCGCGCCGTACGGTGACCGCTTCACCGGCGTCCACGCTGTCTATGACGAGATCCCCGACGTGCTCGACGACCTCGGGTTGTCGTCGGTCGACGGCGTGCTGTTCGACCTCGGCGTCTCCTCGATGCAGCTCGACGTCCGTGAGCGCGGCTTCGCCTACGCCGAGGACGCCCCGCTCGACATGCGCATGGACGACTCCACCGGACCCACCGCCGCCGATGTGCTCAACACCTACCCGACCGGCGAGCTCGTCCGCATCCTCAAGGAGTACGGCGAGGAGCGCTTCGCCCGCAAGATCGCCCGCGCGGTCGTGCGCGAGCGCGAGAAGGAGCCGTTCACGATGTCGGCCCGCCTCGTCGAGCTCCTGTACGCCGAGATCCCGGCGCCCGCACGACGCACCGGCGGTCACCCGGCCAAGCGCACCTTCCAGGCCCTGCGCATGGAGGTCAACGACGAGCTGGCCGTGCTGCGCCGGGCCATCCCCGCCGCGATCGACGCCATCGGTGTCGGAGGCCGGGTCGTCGTGGAGTCCTACCACTCGCTCGAGGACCGGCTGGTCAAGCGCGCCTTCACCGAGGCCACCCGCCTCGACGTACCCGAGGACCTGCCGTTCGTGCCCGAGGGAGCCGAGCCCTCACTGCGGCTGGTCACCCGGGGCGCCGAGGTCGCGAGCGAGCACGAGATCGAGCAGAACCCGCGCGCCGCCTCGGTCCGGCTGCGCGCGGTCGAACGCACCCGCCCCCGCACCACACCCAGCAGCAAGCCGTCACGAGGAGTCGCCTGA
- the mraZ gene encoding division/cell wall cluster transcriptional repressor MraZ: MFFGTYTPKLDEKGRLFLPAKFREQLAEGLVVTRGQERCLTVWSMDDFQKLYERLAAAPLTVKGARDYSRMLFAAASNEVPDKQGRISIPSVLREYASLSKDVVVIGSMNRIEIWDPTAWTAYSEEQEQKFSDLSDEVFPGI, translated from the coding sequence ATGTTCTTCGGCACCTACACCCCGAAGCTCGACGAGAAGGGTCGGCTGTTCCTCCCGGCGAAGTTCAGGGAGCAGTTGGCGGAGGGACTCGTGGTGACCAGAGGGCAGGAACGCTGCTTGACGGTCTGGTCCATGGACGACTTCCAGAAGCTCTACGAACGACTGGCCGCGGCGCCGCTCACCGTCAAGGGCGCTCGTGACTACTCGCGCATGTTGTTCGCCGCCGCCTCCAACGAGGTGCCGGACAAGCAGGGCCGGATCTCCATCCCGTCGGTCTTGCGGGAGTACGCCTCGCTCAGCAAGGACGTGGTGGTCATCGGCTCGATGAACCGCATCGAGATCTGGGACCCGACGGCCTGGACGGCGTACTCAGAGGAGCAGGAGCAGAAGTTCTCGGACCTGTCCGACGAGGTCTTCCCCGGCATCTAG
- a CDS encoding MoxR family ATPase, which translates to MTEATGRPAGDGADLDTLSRVTGRVRHNIEKVIEGKPDVVTAALVVMLAEGHLLIEDVPGVGKTMLSKALARSIDCTVRRIQFTPDLLPSDVTGVSVFNQDTREFEFRPGGVFANIVVGDEINRASPKTQSALLECMEERQVTVDNATYYLEAPFMVIATQNPIEMEGTYALPEAQRDRFMARVSVGYPVEAAEIAMLNSHTRSNPLDDLEPVTDASEIRKLVQIVGQVHVSEAVQRYAVNLTTATRHSTELMLGASPRATLHLVRASKAAAAMAGRDYVLPDDVHALAGPVLAHRLLPNVEAAMSGRSSTTILDGIVERVPVPVPGTPVSAAGRA; encoded by the coding sequence GTGACGGAGGCGACTGGCCGACCGGCCGGAGACGGGGCTGATCTCGACACCTTGAGCCGGGTCACCGGCCGGGTGCGGCACAACATCGAGAAGGTCATCGAGGGCAAGCCCGACGTGGTCACAGCCGCGCTGGTCGTGATGCTCGCCGAGGGGCACCTCCTGATCGAGGACGTGCCCGGGGTCGGCAAGACCATGCTGAGCAAGGCGCTGGCGCGCAGCATCGACTGCACGGTGCGCCGCATCCAGTTCACCCCCGACCTGCTGCCGTCGGACGTCACCGGGGTCTCGGTGTTCAACCAGGACACCCGTGAGTTCGAGTTCCGGCCCGGTGGCGTGTTCGCCAACATCGTGGTCGGCGACGAGATCAACCGGGCCTCCCCCAAGACCCAGTCGGCGCTCCTCGAGTGCATGGAGGAGCGTCAGGTCACCGTCGACAACGCGACCTACTACCTCGAGGCACCGTTCATGGTGATAGCGACCCAGAACCCCATCGAGATGGAGGGCACCTACGCCCTCCCCGAGGCCCAGCGCGACCGCTTCATGGCACGCGTGTCGGTCGGCTACCCGGTCGAGGCCGCCGAGATCGCGATGCTCAACTCCCACACGCGGAGTAACCCGCTCGACGACCTCGAGCCGGTCACGGACGCCAGCGAGATCCGCAAGCTGGTCCAGATCGTCGGCCAGGTGCACGTCTCCGAGGCGGTCCAGCGGTACGCCGTCAACCTCACCACGGCCACCCGGCACAGCACCGAGCTGATGCTCGGCGCCTCACCGCGCGCGACCCTCCACCTGGTGCGGGCGTCGAAGGCCGCAGCCGCGATGGCCGGTCGTGACTACGTGCTGCCCGACGACGTGCACGCCCTGGCCGGGCCGGTGCTGGCCCACCGCCTGCTGCCCAACGTCGAGGCGGCCATGAGCGGACGCAGCAGCACCACGATCCTCGACGGCATCGTCGAGCGCGTTCCGGTCCCCGTCCCCGGCACTCCGGTTTCCGCGGCCGGTCGTGCGTGA
- a CDS encoding DUF58 domain-containing protein yields MREALAGLTVRGRAFLAAGVTAIVCALLLGQPTLARVGVLAAALPLVTAYFIGRSRYRLALVRTVTPQLVAAGQPARVQLTLTNEGRTPTGVLLLEDQVPYVLGTRPRFVLEGIGHGWRRHVTYQIRSDARGHFEIGPMTVRVSDPFGLVELGRAFHSSAPLTVTPRTVPLPQIPVGGAWTGSGDNRPRAFAIGSAEDVTVREYRRGDDLRRVHWRSSARVGELMVRREEQPWQSRATLFLDNRLVSHRGQGIASSLETAVSAAASIAVHLTHRGFSVRLVTAQGEDRSTAWHFRDADVNTAPLLEALAVVQHEHQPRLDTGWLTESGRGGLVVAVLGAVSPTDQPFLSRLLHHSSASMAIALDVDAWAPHLPRSTSGSAAPALVAQGWRAVSLGPRERLDAAWQELGRSGRRGRTAGSGSPEAAIR; encoded by the coding sequence GTGCGTGAGGCGCTCGCCGGCCTGACCGTCCGCGGGCGGGCGTTCCTCGCTGCCGGCGTCACGGCCATCGTCTGCGCGCTGCTCCTGGGTCAGCCGACGCTGGCCCGGGTCGGCGTGCTGGCCGCCGCGCTGCCGCTCGTGACGGCGTACTTCATCGGGCGCTCGCGCTACCGGCTGGCGCTGGTGCGCACGGTGACGCCGCAGCTGGTCGCCGCCGGGCAGCCAGCGCGCGTTCAGCTCACCCTGACCAACGAGGGCCGCACCCCGACCGGCGTCCTGCTCCTCGAGGACCAGGTGCCCTACGTGCTCGGCACCAGGCCGCGGTTCGTGCTGGAGGGCATCGGCCACGGCTGGCGGCGGCACGTGACGTACCAGATCCGCTCCGACGCACGCGGCCACTTCGAGATCGGCCCGATGACGGTGCGGGTCAGTGACCCGTTCGGCCTCGTCGAGCTCGGTCGCGCCTTCCACAGCAGCGCGCCGCTCACCGTCACCCCGCGCACCGTGCCACTCCCCCAGATCCCCGTCGGTGGCGCCTGGACCGGGTCCGGCGACAACCGGCCGCGGGCGTTCGCCATCGGCAGCGCCGAGGACGTCACGGTGCGCGAGTACCGCCGCGGCGACGACCTGCGCCGCGTGCACTGGCGCAGCTCGGCGCGCGTCGGCGAGCTGATGGTGCGTCGCGAGGAGCAGCCCTGGCAGTCGCGGGCGACGCTCTTCCTCGACAACAGGCTCGTCTCCCACCGCGGCCAGGGCATCGCGTCGTCGCTCGAGACCGCGGTCTCGGCGGCTGCCTCGATCGCCGTACACCTGACGCACCGCGGCTTCAGCGTGCGGCTCGTGACGGCGCAGGGCGAGGACCGCAGCACTGCCTGGCACTTCCGCGACGCCGATGTGAACACTGCCCCGCTGCTCGAGGCGCTCGCCGTCGTACAGCACGAGCACCAGCCACGGCTCGACACCGGCTGGCTGACCGAGTCGGGTCGTGGCGGCCTCGTCGTCGCCGTACTAGGCGCCGTGTCGCCGACCGACCAGCCGTTTCTCTCCCGGTTGCTGCACCACAGCAGCGCCTCCATGGCGATCGCTCTCGATGTCGACGCGTGGGCCCCGCACCTCCCGCGCAGCACCAGCGGCAGCGCTGCCCCCGCCCTGGTCGCACAGGGCTGGCGCGCGGTGTCACTCGGCCCGCGCGAACGGCTCGACGCCGCGTGGCAGGAGCTCGGTCGCTCCGGTCGACGCGGCCGCACCGCCGGCTCAGGGTCACCCGAAGCGGCGATCCGATGA
- a CDS encoding DUF3488 and transglutaminase-like domain-containing protein, with amino-acid sequence MTRSRTGLTQGAALSAACALTVLVTVVSWRGLTEDAARFLVPLFFVGVVNAGIGTLTRWLRWPVWAVFAVQVVVAALLVLEVVTGSLLPGPDTLAEFGAAVRDAMDSSTRYAAPVPARVPPVTPLLLMGGVGGMLLVDLVAVSWQRVALAGLPLLALYSLPAGLPASGVSWWLFVLMSGGYLLMLFLQHDEHLSRWGRGLNPREEDADPTAFGVRTGAVRGTAFAMGGIATALAIVVPMALPSVGLDLFDGPGIGAGGDVNIQSPMVDLRQDLVRGEDVPLMQVTTSGPRPDYARISVLTKFNGSQWTPGNRDIPTTQVARGAMPRLQGVSDFVRRKESSYIFQATDNFASTWLPTASSVTSIDAPGDWRFDRKTMDFIASSEGLTTAGQRWEMTGVDLTYDETRLDRAAPGNTGVSLEFLELPSNLPPIVRDLASQVTAGEPTQFRKARALQSWFRSEFTYSLDNVDAVNNSGLEDFLAEDGRVGYCEQFAASMALMARSLGIPSRVAVGFLEPASLGAGRWQFSSHDLHAWPELYFAGSGWVRFEPTPADRAPDAPGYTEGDLPPAQPTVAPSSGATNDEAVPDRTTEDPSAVAGDETGSAGGSIPWRLIVTILAGLALVVGVLLLPRLVRQRRRQARWHAGDIESAWQELRDSVVDLGHAWPSGRSPRAAGLAVAGLFGALAGADQQRPARGPELAPDAVAALDRLVVRIERSRYARPGSGTGVDEGADVRADVEECVAAIGLGVTPRTRQQAHWWPTSVLKRDRAVASDVAEVQVVTRGGVTDHVG; translated from the coding sequence ATGACTCGCTCCCGCACCGGACTCACTCAGGGCGCCGCCCTGTCGGCTGCCTGTGCCCTGACCGTCCTCGTCACCGTGGTGTCGTGGCGAGGGCTGACCGAGGATGCCGCCAGGTTCCTCGTGCCGCTGTTCTTCGTCGGTGTGGTCAACGCCGGCATCGGCACCCTCACCCGCTGGCTGCGCTGGCCGGTGTGGGCGGTGTTCGCCGTGCAGGTCGTGGTGGCCGCGCTGCTCGTGCTCGAGGTCGTCACCGGATCGCTGCTGCCCGGACCCGACACCCTCGCCGAGTTCGGCGCCGCCGTACGCGACGCGATGGACTCCTCGACGCGCTACGCCGCGCCGGTGCCCGCCAGGGTGCCGCCGGTGACGCCGCTGCTCCTCATGGGTGGGGTCGGCGGCATGCTGCTCGTCGACCTGGTCGCGGTGTCCTGGCAACGCGTCGCACTGGCGGGGCTGCCGCTGCTGGCGCTCTACAGCCTGCCGGCCGGCCTCCCTGCGAGTGGCGTCTCGTGGTGGCTCTTCGTGCTGATGTCGGGCGGCTACCTGCTGATGCTGTTCCTGCAGCACGACGAGCACCTCTCCCGCTGGGGACGCGGGCTCAACCCGCGCGAGGAGGACGCCGACCCGACCGCGTTCGGGGTGCGCACCGGCGCCGTCCGCGGCACCGCGTTCGCCATGGGTGGTATCGCGACCGCCCTGGCGATCGTCGTACCGATGGCGCTGCCGTCAGTGGGGCTAGACCTCTTCGACGGACCCGGCATCGGTGCCGGTGGCGACGTCAACATCCAGAGCCCCATGGTCGACCTGCGGCAGGACCTCGTGCGCGGCGAGGACGTGCCCCTGATGCAGGTGACCACCTCCGGTCCGCGACCCGACTACGCCCGCATCTCGGTGCTGACCAAGTTCAACGGAAGCCAGTGGACCCCGGGCAACCGCGACATCCCGACGACCCAGGTGGCGCGCGGCGCGATGCCGCGGCTGCAGGGCGTCTCCGACTTCGTACGCCGCAAGGAGTCGTCGTACATTTTCCAGGCCACCGACAACTTCGCCTCCACCTGGCTGCCCACGGCCTCCTCGGTCACGTCGATCGACGCCCCCGGTGACTGGCGCTTCGACCGCAAGACGATGGACTTCATCGCGAGCAGCGAAGGCCTGACAACCGCCGGCCAGCGGTGGGAGATGACCGGTGTCGACCTGACGTACGACGAGACCAGGCTCGACAGAGCGGCGCCCGGCAACACCGGTGTCTCGCTGGAGTTCCTGGAGTTGCCGAGCAATCTCCCGCCGATCGTGCGCGACCTAGCCTCGCAAGTGACTGCCGGCGAGCCCACCCAGTTCCGCAAGGCGCGGGCCCTGCAGAGCTGGTTTCGCTCGGAGTTCACCTACAGCCTCGACAACGTCGACGCCGTCAACAACAGCGGGCTCGAGGACTTCCTCGCCGAGGACGGCCGGGTGGGCTACTGCGAGCAGTTCGCCGCGTCCATGGCGCTGATGGCGAGGTCGCTGGGCATCCCGTCGCGGGTCGCGGTCGGCTTCCTGGAGCCGGCCTCGCTGGGTGCGGGCCGCTGGCAGTTCTCGTCGCACGACCTGCACGCGTGGCCGGAGCTGTACTTCGCCGGGTCCGGCTGGGTGCGCTTCGAGCCGACGCCGGCCGACCGCGCACCCGACGCCCCCGGCTACACCGAGGGCGACCTGCCCCCCGCCCAGCCGACCGTGGCTCCCAGCAGCGGCGCCACCAACGACGAAGCGGTGCCCGACCGCACCACCGAGGACCCCAGCGCCGTGGCCGGCGACGAAACGGGCAGCGCCGGCGGGTCCATCCCGTGGCGGCTCATCGTGACGATCCTGGCCGGGCTGGCGTTGGTGGTCGGGGTCCTGCTCCTGCCGCGACTGGTGCGGCAGCGTCGTCGCCAGGCCCGCTGGCACGCCGGCGACATCGAGTCGGCCTGGCAGGAGCTGCGCGACAGCGTGGTCGACCTGGGTCATGCCTGGCCCTCCGGCCGGTCACCCCGCGCGGCCGGGCTGGCCGTCGCCGGCCTTTTCGGTGCCTTGGCAGGTGCCGACCAGCAGCGACCTGCGCGTGGTCCCGAGCTGGCCCCCGACGCCGTCGCGGCGCTCGACCGGCTCGTCGTACGCATCGAACGGTCGCGCTATGCCCGCCCCGGCTCCGGCACGGGCGTGGACGAGGGGGCCGACGTACGCGCTGACGTCGAGGAATGTGTCGCCGCCATCGGCCTGGGCGTCACGCCGCGGACCCGGCAGCAGGCCCATTGGTGGCCGACGTCGGTGCTGAAGCGGGACCGCGCCGTGGCCTCCGATGTGGCCGAGGTGCAGGTCGTCACCCGTGGAGGCGTGACCGACCACGTGGGTTGA